The Camelina sativa cultivar DH55 chromosome 14, Cs, whole genome shotgun sequence genome includes a window with the following:
- the LOC104740948 gene encoding alcohol dehydrogenase-like 2 produces MEEASFSSTQGKPIRCKAAILRKAGEPLVIEEIQVDPPRAYEVRIKILCTSLCHTDLTFSKLDSGPLARFPRILGHEAVGVVESIGENVDGFKLGDVVLPVFHPQCEECKDCKSPKSNWCKSFTNDFLSNTRRYGMSSRFKDSSGEDINHFLFVSSFIEYTVVDIAHLVKISPEIPVHKAALLGCCVSTGVGAVWKVADVEEGSTVAIFGLGAVGLAVAEGVRLRGAAKVIGVDLNPDKFEIGKQFGITDFVNPALCGEKKTSQVINDMTEGGVDYSFECIGLASLMEEAFNSTRPGWGKTVVLGMEQKAMPISLGSYDLLRGRTICGTLFGGLKPKLDIPILVDRYLKKELNLDGLITHELKFEEINKAFDLLTEGNTIRCILWMDT; encoded by the exons ATGGAAGAGGCTTCATTCTCCAGCACCCAAGGAAAGCCAATCCGATGCAAAGCAGCAATCTTACGAAAAGCAGGAGAACCATTGGTGATAGAAGAGATCCAAGTTGATCCACCAAGAGCTTATGAAGTTAGGATTAAGATCTTATGCACTTCTCTATGTCACACCGATCTTACTTTCTCGAAACTAGACAGT GGACCGCTTGCTAGGTTTCCTAGGATTCTAGGACACGAAGCAGTCGG TGTGGTCGAGAGTATTGGAGAAAACGTGGACGGATTCAAGCTAGGCGACGTCGTTTTGCCAGTGTTTCACCCTCAATGTGAAGAATGCAAAGACTGCAAATCTCCAAAGAGCAACTGGTGCAAAAGTTTTACCAACGATTTCTTATCAAACACTAGACGATACGGAATGAGTTCTAGATTCAAAGACTCTTCGGGAGAAGATATtaaccattttctttttgtctcgAGTTTTATTGAATACACCGTCGTAGATATAGCACATCTCGTTAAAATCTCCCCGGAGATTCCCGTTCACAAAGCGGCCTTGCTCGGCTGTTGTGTCTCCACAG GAGTTGGAGCTGTGTGGAAGGTagctgatgtggaggaaggtTCCACTGTCGCTATTTTTGGTCTTGGTGCTGTTGGACTTGCG GTTGCCGAAGGCGTCAGGCTCCGCGGGGCTGCAAAGGTCATCGGTGTGGATCTCAATCCCGACAAATTTGAAATAG GTAAACAATTCGGGATCACGGACTTCGTTAACCCTGCTTTGTGTGGAGAGAAGAAAACTAGCCAA gtGATTAACGATATGACAGAAGGAGGAGTTGACTACAGTTTTGAATGCATTGGTTTAGCTTCCTTGATGGAGGAGGCTTTCAATAGCACTCGACCG ggaTGGGGTAAAACGGTAGTATTGGGGATGGAACAAAAGGCTATGCCAATAAGCTTGGGTAGTTATGATCTTCTTAGAGGCAGAACTATATGCGGAACATTATTTGGCGGTTTGAAACCCAAACTTGATATTCCCATCCTCGTGGATCGTTATTTAAAAAAG GAGCTAAATTTGGACGGTCTAATTACACACGAGTTAAAGTTTGAGGAAATTAACAAAGCTTTCGATTTATTGACGGAAGGAAACACCATCCGTTGCATTCTATGGATGGATAcataa